One Deltaproteobacteria bacterium genomic region harbors:
- a CDS encoding zinc-binding dehydrogenase, protein MPGPMKAAVYAGDRTVAVQERPVPVPSAGEVVVAVDYCGICGTDLHSVMEGWARPGAILGHEYSGRIAAVGRGVGGWAVGDEVTAEPGRVCGTCEFCAGGRPSLCRDYMALLLAGAWPGAFAEFVPVSASQLHRIPPGLGARAAALTEPLAVALHAITRSRFARGQAALVTGGGPLGCLHAAALKAMGAGRVIVSEPSPARRDAACAAGADRVVAPEELDPPASPLVEPDDAVEVAFECSGKPAAFAHALAQLRPGGTLVIVGTGILRPELDHHRLIVKELTVTGALNYDASGFDDALRLLASDALPLNALIAPGAVPLASIMPAMEDLAAGRTAAKVLVAPGA, encoded by the coding sequence ATGCCCGGTCCGATGAAGGCCGCGGTCTACGCGGGCGACCGAACCGTCGCCGTCCAGGAGCGGCCGGTGCCCGTCCCGTCCGCAGGCGAGGTGGTGGTCGCGGTCGACTACTGCGGGATCTGCGGCACCGACCTGCACAGCGTCATGGAGGGATGGGCCCGGCCCGGCGCGATCCTCGGGCACGAGTACTCGGGCCGGATCGCGGCGGTCGGACGGGGTGTCGGCGGATGGGCGGTGGGCGACGAGGTCACGGCGGAGCCCGGCCGCGTCTGCGGGACCTGCGAGTTCTGCGCCGGCGGCCGGCCGTCTCTCTGCCGCGACTACATGGCCCTTCTGCTCGCCGGCGCGTGGCCGGGAGCGTTCGCCGAGTTCGTGCCCGTGAGCGCGAGCCAGCTGCACCGCATCCCGCCCGGTCTCGGGGCGCGTGCGGCCGCGCTGACCGAGCCGCTCGCGGTCGCGCTCCACGCGATCACGCGCAGCCGGTTTGCACGCGGGCAGGCGGCGCTCGTGACAGGCGGCGGCCCGCTCGGCTGTCTCCACGCCGCCGCGCTGAAGGCGATGGGCGCCGGCCGCGTGATCGTGAGCGAGCCGTCCCCGGCCCGGCGCGATGCCGCGTGCGCAGCGGGCGCCGACCGCGTGGTGGCTCCGGAGGAGCTCGACCCGCCGGCGTCGCCGCTCGTCGAGCCCGACGACGCCGTCGAGGTCGCGTTCGAGTGCTCGGGCAAGCCCGCCGCGTTCGCGCACGCCCTGGCGCAGCTCCGTCCCGGGGGGACGCTCGTCATCGTCGGGACCGGGATACTGCGGCCGGAGCTCGACCACCACCGCCTGATCGTGAAGGAGCTCACCGTGACCGGCGCCCTCAACTACGACGCGAGCGGCTTCGACGACGCGCTCCGGCTGCTGGCCTCCGACGCGCTGCCGCTGAACGCGCTCATCGCGCCCGGTGCCGTGCCCCTCGCGAGCATCATGCCGGCGATGGAGGACCTCGCGGCCGGGCGCACGGCGGCGAAGGTCCTCGTCGCGCCGGGGGCGTGA
- a CDS encoding HupE/UreJ family protein, with the protein MLLLSALLVLRAMPSGAHAVGVSRGEYRAEGAQVRADLVFARKELLTALPNLDADRDGDLSSGEIEHARGELSEWVRRGIVVRVWAGSCAGGLEGAGLTEQDGVELAAVYQCPRQATAFSVRLGLLAELSLGHRHLVSATSPSQTVRTVLYEGQPELELAPSSPVAGERGSVGPSLFRLGVEHILTGYDHLLFLLALVLVGGPLRSVLGVVTAFTLAHSVTLAVAALGVWVPRPTLIEPAIALSIAYVGIENCVRPEMRRRWRLTFLFGLVHGFGFAGALCEVALSAVQIPLALASFNVGVEAGQLAVLAVVLPLVSWLGGRPWFAGWGVQVASIAISAIGLCWFVVRVTG; encoded by the coding sequence ATGCTCCTGCTGAGCGCGCTCCTCGTGCTGCGCGCGATGCCCAGCGGGGCGCACGCCGTCGGAGTGTCGCGCGGCGAGTACCGAGCCGAGGGTGCGCAGGTTCGCGCTGACCTCGTCTTCGCGCGCAAGGAGCTGCTGACGGCGCTCCCGAACCTCGACGCCGATCGCGACGGGGATCTCTCGAGCGGCGAGATCGAGCACGCGCGTGGCGAGCTCTCCGAGTGGGTCCGTCGAGGGATCGTCGTGCGAGTTTGGGCAGGGTCGTGCGCCGGCGGGCTCGAAGGAGCGGGCCTGACGGAGCAGGACGGCGTCGAGCTCGCGGCGGTCTACCAGTGTCCGCGGCAAGCGACGGCGTTCTCCGTCCGGCTGGGACTGCTCGCGGAGCTTTCCCTCGGGCACCGCCATCTCGTGAGCGCGACGTCCCCGTCGCAGACCGTGCGCACCGTGCTGTACGAGGGGCAACCGGAGCTCGAGCTGGCCCCGTCGAGCCCCGTTGCCGGCGAGCGCGGCAGCGTCGGGCCGTCGCTGTTTCGCCTGGGGGTCGAGCACATCCTCACCGGCTACGATCACCTTCTGTTCCTGCTTGCTCTCGTGCTGGTCGGTGGTCCGCTGCGATCCGTCCTCGGGGTGGTCACGGCCTTCACGTTGGCCCACTCGGTAACGCTCGCCGTCGCCGCGTTGGGCGTCTGGGTTCCGCGGCCGACGCTCATCGAGCCAGCAATCGCGCTGTCGATCGCCTACGTCGGCATCGAGAACTGTGTCAGGCCCGAGATGCGCCGCCGGTGGCGGCTCACGTTCCTGTTCGGCCTCGTCCACGGGTTCGGCTTTGCCGGCGCCCTGTGCGAGGTGGCCTTGTCGGCGGTGCAGATTCCGCTCGCGCTCGCGTCGTTCAACGTCGGCGTGGAGGCCGGTCAGCTTGCGGTGCTGGCGGTCGTGCTGCCGTTGGTGTCGTGGCTCGGAGGTCGCCCTTGGTTCGCGGGGTGGGGGGTCCAGGTCGCCAGCATTGCGATCTCGGCGATCGGGTTGTGCTGGTTCGTCGTACGGGTCACGGGCTGA